One segment of Panicum virgatum strain AP13 chromosome 1K, P.virgatum_v5, whole genome shotgun sequence DNA contains the following:
- the LOC120699845 gene encoding DNA topoisomerase 3-alpha-like, which translates to MDNINPKDKQAIKHTLEEARRCHGLVLWLDFDREGENIAYEVIGVCTGSILHKHVGIRQIILICFQIMIQVLIQRPTSRILG; encoded by the exons ATGGACAACATCAACCCAAAG GACAAGCAGGCTATAAAACATACTTTGGAAGAAGCTAGGAGGTGCCACGGGCTGGTGCTATGGCTTGATTTTGATAGAGAGGGTGAGAACATAGCATATGAAGTGATCGGAGTTTGTACAG GTTCTATTCTTCATAAACATGTGGGAATCAGACAAATCATATTAATTTGTTTTCAAATTATGATTCAAGTATTGATACAAAG GCCTACATCCAGAATCTTGGGATGA